In Halogranum gelatinilyticum, the DNA window ACGACGCGAGCGACGTCGATGATGTCGACCTCGGTCAGGATGCCGGCCATGTCGCCCTCCTCGTCGAGCGCGATGGCGTAGGGGACGTTCGCGTAGAAGATCTCGCGCTCGGCGACGGTCAGCGGCGCGCCGACGTACGTCGTGTTGATGTCCTTCGTCGCGAGGTCGCCGACGCCGGTCTCGCCGTCGATGTCGCCGCGGGCGATGGCGTGGACGACGTCCGTGACGGTGACGATGCCTTCGAGCGTCGGGACGGGACCGCTGTCGTCGACGACGGGGACGCGGCGGGCGTTCTCCCGCGCCATCAGGCGGGCGGCGTCCTCCAAGGTGGTGTCTGCGGTCGTCGTCGGCACCTCGCGCATCAGGATGGCGAGCTGGTCCTCGTCGGGATGCTCGATGAGGTCGTCACGAGAGATGAGTCCGCGGTACTCCTCACCGTCGTCGGTCTCTTTCACCACGGGGACGGAGGAGAAGCCGCGCTCCTGGAGATACTCCAAAACGTCGTCACGCGTACCCGGAAGTTCGACCGTTACGACCTCCGAGCGGGGTGTCATCGCGTCGGCTACGTGCATACCGTCGCTTACTGCCCCGCACCTCTTGTAGCCTGCGAACCTGTGCGAAGGCGTCCCGAAGACGTTCGGCCGGGAGAAATCAGTAGTTCATCGCCGACTCGTCGACGTCAGCCCAGTCCTCGACGGCGGTGATGCTCGGGAAGAAGTCCTCGTAGTCGGCGTGACGGAACGACCCGAGAAGTGCCCCGTCGAGCGTGTGGAGATGCGTGTATATCTCGCCCTCGTCGGCAGCCTTCTTCGCACACGCCAGCGAGTTCCGGAGCGCGAAGGTGCCGGCGACGAAGATCGCCGTCTCCGTCTCGGGGTCGAGCAGTTCGAGCACGAGAAAGACGGTTCCGTCCTGCTCGGCGCGGTAGACCTCGTACTGCGGGAACTCGCCCGCCTCGACCGCGTCGACGAAGGCGTCGGCCTTGTTGCCCGGCGTCAGGAAGTAGAGTCCGAACGTCCCCCCTTCGTGGTCGCCGCGCGGTGTGGTGTCGCCCGCCTGGATGGTGATCGTCTCCCAGCCCTGCTCCTCGTACTCCGCGGCCAGCGCGCGCATGTCGTCGAGCGTCGCGGCCCACGCCTCCTTCTCGGCACCCGCGTTGGCGGCGATCCGCTCGCCGTGGTCCATGTCCTCAGAGATGTCCGGCATATCCGTTCGTGGACGCTCGTCGCGGTAAAACCTGTCGAACGTTCGAGGACGGAACGTGCCGAGAGAACGCGGAGAGCCCGACTCAGGCGGCGACGGCGACGCCGAAGACCGTCTCCATCAGGAACGATGCGACCAACACGAAGACGCTCGCGACGAACAGCTTCAGTGCCGCCGAGTGTCGCTCGTCGGCCGGGAGCCGGTAGTCGTCGGGAACGAGTCGGGTGACGGCCGCCTGCAACCCCACCTGCCCGTTGGTGTCGGTGCCGAGCAGGCCACCGTTTCCGTTTCCACCCTCTTCGTCCTGTTTCCACTTCGGGGTCGGCCGCAGCTGGAACGCCGAGTAGGCGAGCAGGCCGAAGCCGACGAGGAACATGAACCACTTCGCCCCCACCAGCGGCTGGCGACCGGCGGCCGTTGCCAGCCCCGCACCGACGAGGAACACGACGGCGGTGACGGCGACGGCGTAGCCGACCGTATCGAGCAGCTGCAGCGGGAGACGACGGCGGTCCATCAGTCGTCGGCGAGGACGCCCGAGTAGTCCTCGGTGTAGACGTCGATGGGTTCGTCGTGTTCGTTGGTGTGACGGTGACAGAGGCTCGTCCGCTCCGTGTCGCCGACGCGGTAGAGGTCGGGTCGCTCGGAGTCACAGACGCTGCCGAACTCCTCTTTGAGGTAGGCCTGCGCCCGGTCGTCGTCGCCGTTGGCGACGTACTCGACGGCCTCGCTGACGTGTCGCTGCACCTCGTCGGGGACGTCGAGGTCGCCGAACAGCTCGGTCTCGACGTCGTGGATGTCGGTCAGCCGCGTCTCCTTGCCGAGCAGGTCGCGGACACGGTCGCCGATGGTGAGTTCGACGCGGCTCCGTTCGCGGAGCACCTCGCGGAGCACCTCGATGGCCTCCCAGACGTCCTCGTCGATGTCGCGGTACTTCGGCGGCCGAATCTTCACGGGACACCGCGTCGAGAACGGACAGCCCGTCGGCGGGTCGCGCGGACTCGGCGGCGTCCCACGGAGCGTGATGCGGTTGCGCTCGCTGGTCGGGTCCGGCTCGGGAATCGCCGACAACAGCGCGTGGGTGTAGGGGTTCGCCGGGTCGTCGAACAGCGCGTCCGTCGGCCCGATCTCCATGATGTTGCCGAGATACATGACGGCGACGCGGTCACAGATGTGGCGGACGACCGAGAGGTCGTGGGCGATGAACAGATACGTCAGCCCGAACTCGTCCTGCAGGTCGTCCAGCAGGTTGAGAATCTTCGCCTGCACCGAGACGTCGAGCGCGGAGACCGGCTCGTCGAGCACGATGAAATCCGGTTCGAGTGCGAGCGCGCGGGCGATGCCGATGCGCTGCCGCTGCCCGCCGGAGAACTGGTGGGGGTAGCGGTAGTAGTGCTGTTCTTGGAGGCCGACGGTCGACAGCAGCTCGCGGACGCGCTGTTTACGCTCCTCGGGCGTGCCGACCTTGTGGACGTCGAGCGGCTCGCGGACGATCTCGCCGATGGTCATCCGGTCGTTGAGACTCGACTCGGGGTCCTGAAAGACCATCTGGGTGTTCTTCCGCCAGTCTTTGAGCTCGTCGCCCGACAGGGTGGTGATGTCGGTGCCGCGGCGGAGGATCTCCCCGTCGGTGGCCTGTTCGAGCCGGACGAGCGTGCGGCCGAGCGTCGACTTGCCACAGCCGGACTCACCGACGAGACCCAGCGTCTCGCCCTTCTTGATCTCGAAGTCGACGCCGTCGACGGCCTTCACCGGCTTGCCGCCGAACAGCGAGTCGTCCTCGTAGTAGGTCTTCAGGTCGTTGACCTCGACGAGCGTCTCGCCGGTCTGTACCTCTTCTCGTGCGGCGTCCGGTGCCGCTCCGTTCGTGTACGTGCTCATTCGGAGTCACCTCCGCGCGTGCGGTGGTGCTCCACCGCGTCGGCGGTACTCATCTCCTCGGGATACAACAGACAGGCCGCGGTGTGGTCGGGGCTCTCCTCGTTGACGGGGACGGACACCGGGTGGACGGCGTCGCATTCGTCGAACGCCTTCGGACAGCGCGGCGCGAACCGACAGTACGTCGGCTTCTCGTTCGGCGTCGGCACGTCGCCCTCGATGGTGCTCAGTCGGCCGCCGACGGCGTCGACGCCGGGAATCGACTGCAACAGTCCCTGCGTGTAGGGATGTTTCGGGTCGGCGAACAGGTCTTCGACCGGCGCGGTCTCGACCATCTCACCGGCGTACATGACGTTCACACGGTCGGCGACTTCGGCGATGACACCCATGTCGTGGGTGATGAACATGATTCCCAGGTCCCGTTCCTCCTGGAGCGTCTCCAGCAGCTCGAGAATCTGCGCCTGGATGGTCACGTCGAGTGCGGTCGTCGGCTCGTCGCAGATGAGCACTTCGGGGTCGCACGCCAACGCCATCGCGATGACGGCACGCTGGCGCATCCCGCCGGAGAACTCGTGGGGATACTCGCGGAG includes these proteins:
- a CDS encoding CBS domain-containing protein, with translation MHVADAMTPRSEVVTVELPGTRDDVLEYLQERGFSSVPVVKETDDGEEYRGLISRDDLIEHPDEDQLAILMREVPTTTADTTLEDAARLMARENARRVPVVDDSGPVPTLEGIVTVTDVVHAIARGDIDGETGVGDLATKDINTTYVGAPLTVAEREIFYANVPYAIALDEEGDMAGILTEVDIIDVARVVEGEEETGESLADEDDEWMWEGIKAVGNRYLPTRNVEIPAEPVSEFMSDDLVTISKRKTAKEAAQMLISNDIEQIPLVSGDTLIGIVRDIDLLEAL
- a CDS encoding DUF7529 family protein, which produces MPDISEDMDHGERIAANAGAEKEAWAATLDDMRALAAEYEEQGWETITIQAGDTTPRGDHEGGTFGLYFLTPGNKADAFVDAVEAGEFPQYEVYRAEQDGTVFLVLELLDPETETAIFVAGTFALRNSLACAKKAADEGEIYTHLHTLDGALLGSFRHADYEDFFPSITAVEDWADVDESAMNY
- a CDS encoding DUF7555 family protein, giving the protein MDRRRLPLQLLDTVGYAVAVTAVVFLVGAGLATAAGRQPLVGAKWFMFLVGFGLLAYSAFQLRPTPKWKQDEEGGNGNGGLLGTDTNGQVGLQAAVTRLVPDDYRLPADERHSAALKLFVASVFVLVASFLMETVFGVAVAA
- a CDS encoding ABC transporter ATP-binding protein; amino-acid sequence: MSTYTNGAAPDAAREEVQTGETLVEVNDLKTYYEDDSLFGGKPVKAVDGVDFEIKKGETLGLVGESGCGKSTLGRTLVRLEQATDGEILRRGTDITTLSGDELKDWRKNTQMVFQDPESSLNDRMTIGEIVREPLDVHKVGTPEERKQRVRELLSTVGLQEQHYYRYPHQFSGGQRQRIGIARALALEPDFIVLDEPVSALDVSVQAKILNLLDDLQDEFGLTYLFIAHDLSVVRHICDRVAVMYLGNIMEIGPTDALFDDPANPYTHALLSAIPEPDPTSERNRITLRGTPPSPRDPPTGCPFSTRCPVKIRPPKYRDIDEDVWEAIEVLREVLRERSRVELTIGDRVRDLLGKETRLTDIHDVETELFGDLDVPDEVQRHVSEAVEYVANGDDDRAQAYLKEEFGSVCDSERPDLYRVGDTERTSLCHRHTNEHDEPIDVYTEDYSGVLADD
- a CDS encoding ABC transporter ATP-binding protein codes for the protein MSAQTAESENRSDEEPILSVQNLQTSFYTDKEVIRAVDGVSFDIHRGETVGIVGESGSGKSVTARSIMGLVDSPGRIDGGSIEFNGEDLTKKSQKQWRKIRGSGIAMVFQDPLTSLNPVYTVGNQIKEALRLHQNLSGKQATNEAVELLEAVGIPDARRRLREYPHEFSGGMRQRAVIAMALACDPEVLICDEPTTALDVTIQAQILELLETLQEERDLGIMFITHDMGVIAEVADRVNVMYAGEMVETAPVEDLFADPKHPYTQGLLQSIPGVDAVGGRLSTIEGDVPTPNEKPTYCRFAPRCPKAFDECDAVHPVSVPVNEESPDHTAACLLYPEEMSTADAVEHHRTRGGDSE